The genomic segment TCGGTTTCTTTAATCCAGGCAGGGATATTCAGGCTCTTCCTGTGTGAGCTTACGTCTTTTGAGGAATTTGTCTACTTGATCTAAACTGTTGAATTTAGAATAAGAAAGTTGTTCATAACattcctttattatttaaaaaaatatctgtagtGTCTGACAATGTCGCCTCTTCTCATTGCTGATGTCggtccctcctctctcccttgaTCTCTTGGCTGGAGGCTCATGGGCCTCATCGATGTTTCCAGAGAGCTGGCTTTGGTCTCGCTGGTGTACTCTGCCGTTTTTTTGCTCTTGACGTCACTGATTTCTGCAGTGAGCCTCCTTAGCTCCCCCACTTGGGTTTAGTTTGTGCTTCTAGTGTCCTGGGTGGGAGCTGAAGTCATTGGTTCATGGTGATCTGAGACCTGTCTTGATTCGGGCACTCAGTGCCACACATGTCCCCCTAAGCACTGCTTCTGTGGCATCCTTCAAATTCTAATacgctgtgttttcattttgtcattgtGAAATACTGTctaatttcccttttcatttcttttttggccCGTGACgatttagaagtgtgttattttctttccaaatagtTGGAGATCTTAGATATCTTCCTGTCATTAATTTCATGTGGTCAGATGACATACTGAGTTGGATCATTTCAGTGAGACTTACTTTATGGTCCAGAGTTTGATCTGTCTTTGAAACTATTCCCCATGTACTTGAAAAGACCGTGTTCCCGGTTCTGCTCTGTCCCGGCGATGTCCTGTCGGTGATGGCGTCGGTCAGGTCTACTGGGTCCTTACTGATTTCCTTCGACCTGTTCTGTCACTTACTGGAGGGAGGTGTTGGAACCTCCAGTCGTAACTGGGCTCTGCGTGTGGTGGGGCATTCAGGGCTCAGCCGTGCACCTTCACCCGCGGGCCCAGAGTCTCACCGTGAGCCAGAGGTGGTGCTTAGGGCCGCCTGGTGTCCCTCCTGAGCCCAGAGCCCAGTGCCGTGGGTGCGGCCTTCCAGAGTTCCGGGAACACGCTGGAGCTTTTCAAGGCCCCAGGGACATCTGTGCGGAGCAGGGCTGGGTGCCTGATTGTTCTGTATGCCCGAGGATATACTACCTTAGAGGAGAATAATTGGATTCTAATCAAAATGATACATAAAGAAAATTCAAAGCTAATACAGCCTTGCGATGACTTGGGGCCCTAGCCCCGAGGGAGTGACTGATTTTGGTGATTGAAATTCTAGATAGCTCCTGGCTGGACACACCACTTTGCACTTGAACACAGGTGTGCTGGAGCCACGAGAGCGTTGATGGCCCTCCCTAGTCTCCATTCCTGCAAGTTCATCACGCCGTCTTCCGCGGGTCGGCCTGGTGGACAGGCGGCTTGCTGCGCGTCTTGGCTGTGATTGCAGTGACACAGCCCGCGCCTGCTGTAAAGGTCAGGGTTCTGATTCCCACCAGGTGCTTCTTCTGACGGCCCTCTGAAGTTGCTCCCTGACAGCCACTTCGATGTGGTGGTCATCGACGAGTGTGCCCAGGCCCTCGAAGCTAGCTGCTGGATCCCCCTGCTGAGGGCCCGAAAGTGCATCCTGGCTGGAGATCACAAACAGCTGCCCCCCACCACAGTCTCTCACAAGTAAGTCCCCCCATCAAGTGGCTTCCAGTGCCTGCACCTGCCGCCCTGTTCGTCAGTCTGGCTTTGAAGtccagcccagagctctcagcTCACCAGAGGGCCCTGGCGATGCCCTGTTCTGCACAGTCCTGGTCACAGCTGCTCCCCATCTGCTGCTCATCCTTGCGTAGAGGGCAGGTTGATTACACTGCGTTGCCTGACGCCAGGGGTCGTCCCGCTTTCAGAACCTGACACCGCGTTCATGGAACTGAGACTCGCCTAAGGGGCAGGCAGGTTGAGGGGCCATTTGCGTGGGGCAGCCTGCGAGCGAGCTGCCCCTGTACTATGCTGACCGACCTCTGGGCCAGCGAGCTCACCACCTGGTGCAGATTCTCTGAGTCCCCATCTGCCGGCAGATCCCTTGGCAGGGGACCCAAACGGTGACTCGGTAAACTGGACTGTGCAGGCTGCCCACTCCTGCCCCTCACTGCTCTGGCCACACCCACCTCCTCTGCCCTGGCTGGCCCTGTGGGGCCCAGGCCTTCTGGATGTCGGCGGCTATGCCTTCCTGCACTCAGTTCTTTCAGATGAGCCTCCTCATGGCCTCCACTCTCACTCTGTCTAAACGGCGTCCCTGTGCCCTGCGGGTCCCTTACTCAGGCTTCTTAGCTCTCGCCACTCTGTGGCAGTGGTGTGTTGTCTGTTCGTCAGTTGTGTTTCCCACTAGAATGTCAGGCACTTGAGGCCTGGGACAGGGCCTGGTACCTGGGTGTCTTTGATACAAGTTGGCTCTAAAGTCCACATCCAGAAAGCCTTCCTGGATGAATGAGACTCCTCAAGATCCCCGCATCCATGCCCTTTGCTTGAGTAAGATTGGGGTcctcttatttctatttctgtttgagGCCTGTCTGCCCCTCGCTGTGTGCACAGAAGTCACGGGATCTTGGGACTCTGGTTGGTCTCTCAGGACCAGCGAGAGGAATGCGGGAAGGTCTGCCAGGCGGAACCTCCCAAAGGGGAGCAGGGGCCCTGGGGGGAGGGGTGTTAGGCCAGTGTCCCTCAGAGGAAGACGCACAGAGGGTTCTTCACAGTGAGGATTTGGGGGGAGGTGTGGGGTGAACAGAGGCAGGAGGGGGACCTCGGGTGGGAGTCAGCATGGACACTTCAGTGGGTGTGTATTCCATGGCTGGTTCTGAGCGGGGGACCCAGGGGGTTCTTAAAAGAGGGCTTTGTGCCCCAGCAAGCCTTTGTGTGGAGGTTTGCAGCTGCACCCTCAGGAAGTGGTGCCCCTGTTGTGCCCCGGCAGGGGAGGGTGATCTGGGGGAAAGCTGGATGCACGGGTGCTGGGTATCCTAGGTTTGCAGCTGGGACTGGTAGCGGCGCCACCTCTCGCTTCTACGGCATTAATTGCTTTCAGTAGGTATCTTCATTAAAAACGGTCAATCCCAGAGACATTGGAGGTTTCCAGAGGGGGGACCCCTGAAGCAGAGGGAGGTGCTTTCCCACGGGTTTTGTATTACCAGCTTGGAAAGTGCATCCATGCTGGCATGCTGGCATGGCGAGGGGTGGCTCCAGCAGGCAGCTGGCTCGGCCCTGGCTGTGTGGTCCACCGGCTGGGCAGCCTTGGCTGCTGACCTCTCGTCTCTGTCTCCCACTCGCGTGGAGCATGGAGGTGTAGCATCAGCTGCCTGGGCAGGGCCCCTGAAGGCTCAGTGAGGAGGGGGTGTGGCTCGGCGGCGCGCCCTGGGAACGTCAGCTACTGCTGTGGGCAGTCGGCCGGCCGCTTGCTGCTGGAGTGCGGGGGTTACAGATTGGCCTGCGTTACTTTACTGTTGCCGGAGCGACTCACCACAAACATAAACAGCACAGGTCTAGTGACTTACAGTCCTGggagtcagaagtccaaaatcagagTGAATTGAAATcaaggtgggcagggctggttcctgcGGAGGCTCCAGGGAGTCTGGCCCTGGCCTCCATCCCCTCTGGAGCCCCCGCCCTCCTCGGCTCGTGGCCGTCCTCTACCCGAGAGCTGGCAGTGCGGTGTCTTCGCTTCTCTCTCTCGGCTCTCTTACCCCCTGCTTCCCTCGTCCCAGGGCCCCGTGGTGGTGCTGGGTCCCCGGGTTGTCCAGGCGCACCTCCCACCTCAGGATCCTGCATTGCATCTGCAGGGTCCCGGGATTAGGATGTGGGCGACTTTGGGGGTCCCTGTTCAGCCAGCCACACCTTTACTTTTAGGTCATAACCTGGGGCGTGAGTGGGATTCTGTGGTCCGAGGACTGCTCTCCTCCCTGGCCTCTGGTCTGCGCTGGGCTCGTGGACTGGTCCTCATTGCCGCTTCCTCTCCCGGGTGCAGGGCTGCGCTGGCCGGGCTGTCGCTCAGCCTGATGGAGCGCCTGGCCGAGGAGTGCGGTGAGGGGGTGGTGCAGACGCTGACCGTGCAGTACCGCATGCACAGGGCCATCATGCAGTGGGCTTCAGAGGCCCTGTACCACGGGCGGCTCACCGCACACCCTTCCGTGGCTGGGCACCTCCTGCGGTGAGTGACTGGGtacccccacctgcctcccctgccccatccTTCGGCCCTGAGCCCCTGTGTTGCATGAACCGTGTTCTGAAAAGGTTTCAGAGCAAAATCCGCCTCAGAGACCGGTTTTCTGGAAGGAAGAGCAGCCTTGCCCTGGAGCGCTGATTGGCGCCCCAGTCTCTGATGTCCGCCATGCTCCCAGGCTCCTGGTGGGGGGCGCCTGTTTCCTGTGGAAGTGGAGGGCCGGGTGGGTTCTGTTTGGGACCTGGGTGCTGCTTTATTGATCGGGCCCTGCCTGCGTGCAGGGATCTCCCAGGAGTGGCTGCCACGGGGGAGACGGGCCTGCCCCTGCTGCTCGTGGACACGGCCGGTTGTGGGCTGTTTGAACTTGAAGAGGAGGACGACCAGTCTAAAGGGAACCCTGGTGAGCTTGCCGGGTGGGGCCACTCTTTGCTGTGAGGTCCTGGGCGCCTGTGGAAGCCCAAGTCCCCCTGAGCTGCCTCCCTGCTGAGTAGCTGAGAGGACCGGAGAGCAGGCTGCTGGCAAGCGGGGGGCTTTGGGCCAGACTCTCCAGAAGGTGGGGCTCAGTGCCCGTCTGCCGGGTGCTCTGGCGGCTGCCCATTAAGCAGAGGACACACGGCCATCCTGAGACTAAAGGAGTGGCCCCTGCTCACAGAGGCGCGAGTCCGGCTGGGCACCCCGCTTCTTCCCTTGCTGAGTCTGGCCGCCTGCCGACCGGTTTTTAGCTCCCGTGACACGCGTCAGGCATGACGGGAGCTCAGCTTGTTGTAGGAGACACAGGAGCGCTTAAGGAAAAGGCGCTCGTGAACAAAGTCCGCCGGGAGCATCCCCGCACTGACGCCCGCCTCCCTCCCTGCAGGTGAGGTGCGCCTCGTCAGCCTGCATGTCCGGGCTCTGGTGGACGCTGGAGTCCGAGCCGGCGACATCGCCGTCATCACGCCGTACAACCTGCAGGTGTGCTGGGACTCTGCCCCCCTAAAGAGGCTGAAAGAGGGCAGTTCACTGGCTTTTGTGACTGAACCGTCCGGAGAGGAGCTGATCGCCTCACTGCCACCCCCAGGCTCGGGATGGCCGCAGGGCCCCTGGCGTGCCTCCGCCCGTTCTGCCTCTCCGAGTGGCTTCGTTTCCTGGCCAGCTTCCTGGGGACCCTGGGGACTGCAGGCTGGCGTCCCTTTCCAGGACATTCCCTGGGCAGCGGCCTGTCCTCTTGCCGCGTCTCCCGTGAGAGTCTGGGCTTCGACCTTGGTGGTCTGGCTCAGGTTGTCCCCATCcctgagctggtggctgtggccTGGAGCTGGTGTCCTTGCCCATCCCCAGGGTCAGGCCGGCACAGCTTCGTGTACCCAGCAGGACTGAGCATGGGAGGGGGCAGTGCCCTGAAAATGTGGGCTGCTGGCTGCTGCCTGGGGAAGTGTGGGTGGTGGGCCGCAGAAGCGGGCGCCTGTCCCCTTCTCTTTGGGTTCTCTCACATTTTCTCTTAGGGCTTGTGGGCTTGTGAAGCGAAGCCTGCCTTGGTTGGTAGGGTGAACAGACCCTCCTGAGAGGATCGTGAGGTTGGAGGCTGGGTCGCCAGCCCTTGTTTACAGGCATCACACGTCGGGTGTCTGAGGCGGGTGGCTGTCATGAGCCGGAAGAAATGGTGAAATGTCAGCACTGGGGTGCAAGGACACATCGGCCTGTCCATGTGCCCCCGCCTCATCACTTGAATGCCTGTGAGAAGGTGGTGGAGCCGTTCCTATGAGGCTCCCGCAGGGCTTCCCCGAAGGACTGTGCTGCGCGGAGGCGGCATTGAGGCTGCCCTGGCCGGGCTGTGACGGGGCCGTGGTCTTGCTCATGTTCCAGGTGGACCTGCTCAGGCAGAGCCTCGCCCACACATACCCTGAGCTGGAGATTAAGTCGGTCGATGGTTTCCAAGGCCGAGAGAAGGAGGCTGTGATACTGTCCTTCGTCAGATCCAATAGGAAAGGTGCGTCCTCTGGGGATGCACAGGGCGGCGTCACTTGTTCAGAGGCCATGCTAGATTCCTGCTCGGGGCTGTGCTGGTCGCTGGTGGGTGCTGAGGGAGTGCAGACTGTTCTCCGTAAGCTCATCGTCCAGTGAGAGAGACCAGGTgtgagctggctgtggggagtCCAGCCGGACCCTGCTTGGAGGTTGGTGCCGGCCTCAGCGTGGAAGGATggctggtggtgggggtgggggggccaaGGAAAGGTGTTGGAAGCAGAGGGAACGGAGAGCTGAGGCTTAGAGGCCCAGTGTGTGGTTGGGGAGGTGGCTGGGAGTGCAGGGTAGGCTGGGGAGGCCTGGACACCCTGCCTAAAGCCCAGAGCTTATCTTTTGGCCTCAAGGTGAATTTTGGCCTCCGAGCATGGGCCACATTTTTATGCTACCAGGGCTTGTGGGGATTCCATTTGGTAGGAGTACTGTACCCACAAACAGTGTTTAATTCTTGGGTTCAGAAAGCATTTCAGTAGAAGGTTGAAATCAGATGGTGGGGAGAGGAAGACAGTGGGCTGTCCCTTGTGTCATCGACTACAGCCGCCCCCCCACCCGGGCCGGCTCCCAGGTCTGGGCCTAGGGAGAAGGTGTTTGTGCTTGGAAATGATTGAGTCTGGTAGCTGTTGAATTCAAATCAGGTACTTGGAGCCCAGGCATGCTGCTGAGTGGATAGGACATCACGACAGGGCCTTAGTGCAGAGAATCGGGCAGCGGTGTTGGGGTGGAGGCTCAGAGGGCGAAAGGTGCAGGTGCGTGTGTGGGGGGGTGGCCCTTTCCAGGTGACCCCTATTGGGGCACCTGACTTCCTGTTCCTAACACTGGACCTGTTCCCCCACTCACGCCTGGATCGTTTTTAGGTGAGGTTGGTTTCCTTGCTGAGGACCGGCGGATCAACGTCGCCATCACCCGTGCCCGGCGCCACGTGGCAGTCATCTGCGATACTCGCACTGCCAACAGCCATGCCTTCTTGAGGACCCTGGTGGGTTACTTCTCGGAGCACGGGGAAGTGCGCACGGCCTTTGAGTATCTTGATGACATTGTCCCCGATAACTATTCCCATGAGAGCTCCCAGGGCCACAGCCAAGCAGGCACGAAGCACCCAGGCTCTGCTGCGTCGGCCAGGAGGCCTCCCGGAAGCAGGCCCCCTGAAGGAGCCCAGAAggccagagctgctgcccagctgGAGCGGAAGACGCCAGGCAGGAAGCCTTTGGGCTCTGAGGCGGGTTCACAGCCGACCCTCAGTGGCAGCAGCCCAGGGGGAGCGGAGAGCAGGGAGTGTGCAGACCGTTTCAGGGCTGAGATAGTGGAGTTCGTGGCAAGCGAGAAAATGCAGTTGGAGTTTCCTCCTTCCCTGAACTCCTGCGACAGGCTGTGGGTCCACCGGATAGCGGAAGAGCTCGGGCTGAGGCATGACAGCGccggagaggggagggggaggttCATAACCCTGAGCAAGAGGGCCCCCGGCCCTACCCAGGCGGAGCGCccccctggggagcagggaggccgGGCCCCACCGGATCTGAAGGCTCCGCACCCCGAGAGGCCGCAGGAGGAGACGGGCAGACAGGGGCGGCAGGCCAAGGAGCGGCCACAGGCCTCAGGCCACGGGCCACGGAAGttaccaggaaagaaaaagaagaaagaagcaaaaggTAAGCAGAGTCACCTGATGAGCACAGGGGAGGCGCCCCTTTACTGGGGTTGTACCCCAGCACCACCCACCTCCCTTGTGGTGCTGCCGCGCTGATGCTGCGTCTTGtgccttgttttattttacttatttatttatttatttactttattaaggtatcattgatatacactcttatgaaggtttcacatgaaaagcattgtggttactgcattcgcccatattatccagtcccccacacacaccccaccgtagtcactgcccatcagtgtagtaagatgccacagagtcactgcttgtcttctctgtgcccccccGTGACACCATgagtgccaatcataatgcccctcaatgctccttcccctcccctttggtgactgcTGGTCCATTCTGGAGTCATTGAGTCTTGTGCCTTGTTTTAATCGACTTGGTCTGAGCACGCTGAAGGCAGGGCTTGGCCATGGTGGCCCTTATGTCCCCAGAGCCTCGTGCAGCGCCTGGCAGAGAGGGGGCACTTGGTCTGTCCTTGGCGGGAAAGGGCCTGGAAGGGCACGTGGGGTGGTTGTGGAATCCCCACCCTTGGGAGTGGGATTGGGCCTCTGGGCTGCAGTGCCTGCTTGCTCTGACCCAGACACCCAGGCAGGCGTGCAGGTCGACTGCCCTGCGTCCTGGAAGGGCACACACTCCGCCCTGCATCCTGCGCTGCACGTGGGCTGTTCGCTCTGCCCCCGTCCAGTGCTGTGATCGAGTGCCCACAGGCACGGAGCTTGAAGACCTGGGGGTCACAGCCTGGATTTTCTGAGACTTCTGGGTGAGCTCTGGTTGCAGCCATTTTCCTCTTAGCAACACCATGAAGCTGTTCACGGTCCCCTTTATTCACTTAATTTCTGTGAACAAAGCTGCACACTCGTGATTCATGGGTCAGCCTCAGAGCCTGAGGCTCCAGCTGAATTCATGCCGTTGTGTTTAGTGAGCAGCTACTACGTGCCAGACTTTGCGCTGATGAACAACATAGACATACCCTTGCCCTCCAGACATTCTGCCAGAGGAGGGTGGTGCTAAATCCTTTTTAGACTGTGCTGAGCATATAGTAAATGCCATGAAGAGCAGGTGCCTGTAGAGTATGCCCAGAGGACCCGGCCTTTCTTCCAGGAAGGCATGCAGAGTGGTCACTTGAGGACAGTGTCCTTGGGGGGAATTTGCTCCATTTCATGATGCTGGCACCTCTTCTCAAGCAGCCACCTTCAGAATCCATCTCACCAGTCAGACTCCACATGTGACCTTCCTGTTGGTCTCCACACTGCCAAGATCCCAGCAGCCGAAAGGCCCCCTGAGCAGGCCCCTGGAGCCTCAGTTGGTGGTCCAGGCGAGAAGGCATTGCTGAGCAGAGGAAGGGCTGCCTGGCGGTCCTGCCTGCTGCACGGGACGGTTAGGGGAATGGAGTGCACTGTTGTGTGGGACAGGTGGGCCAGTACTCAGGTGGAGGAGATTTTGTTTTAGTTTGGGGTCTGAACACTCACTGCCTGGTCCCCGTATCTCATCCGTCTCCCAGGGATGCTTGCCATCACCTCGGGAACTtcctgcaggcagcaagcccctTCCGGGCCTCCTCCAGGCCTCCTGGTGCTGTTCTTAAGGGTGTCAGCACATCTGTCCCTCCCCTGACGTTGGGTGCCCACCAGGCTGGTGTGTGTGCGCGGTAAGCATGCCTTCACCCGCCCTGTCAGCTTGCAGCTCCTTTCTCAGGGACCGTTAGGGGACACGTCCCCGTGTACAGATGACCATGGCGACGGCATGCTGCCTGGAAGGATTGAAATGGCTGCTGTAGACCGCGGCTCTTGCAGGAGGGCGGGGGCTCCGGGCAGTGCCACAGTTGTCCTGTGTCCCCTAAGGGCCACCATTCTGACCCGTGTGCGGAGCACTGTGGCACGCCCGCTGCAGAGGGACTTGGGGAAGTGGTGCGGCCGCACGTCCTGTCTGCCCGCCCGCCTCAGATAATCCACATCGGCTGCCTGGGTGGTCCCTTCCTTCCTGTGCATCTGAGTCTCTAAACATACGCGTTTCTGTTACATGTGTGTGTCTTACAGAATCATGGCCCTGTGTAATCTCATCTCTCTTTCCGACTATGAGCGTTTTCTTGTAACTTTGAAAGACCTGGGTGCACCTGGTCAGAATGTTAGTTAGGGTCTCCTGAGGCGCAACCAGGGGTGCCCTGCACCCTGCAGCTCATTTCATGAATCCCTGCTGCAACATTTTAGTTTGTTTCAGGGTTGCATTTTTATAGTTAGTGAGGGACATCACTTTTAATGTTTTCTGAATTGAAGAACTTGCAGAGGCGCCGTGCGTGCCCTACGGCCCCTTCCAGGAAGTGCGCACTGAGCTCTCACCTCCCGGCAGTGAGTGGCTATTAGCTCAGTGACCAAGAGCCGCTGCAGTTGGACGGGCGCTGGGCCGAGGGAGGGCATGTCTGCTGTTGGCTGGGAGCCTGAAAGCCCAAAGCcagggcacagctgcaggagggGGCAGACATGGGCCAAGTGGACGGGTCTTACCCGATTACTGTGTTTTTCTTGTCGGAGTGACACTTTTCTTTCCCTAGGACACGTGGCCACAGGTCTGCCCCTCGAGGGGGACTTCGATGCCCTGGTCTCGGCTGCCATTGAGGCTGATCATACCTGTGGCTTTACTAAGTGCACAGCCAGCGTCACGACCCTGGGCCAGTTCTGCCCACACTGCAGCCGGCGGTACTGCCTCAGCCACCACCTGCCGGAGGTACGGCAGCCCTGCTGGGCGCGGGCACTGGAGGGGTGGTGGCGCTGGTCTCCAGGGCTCAGATCCTTTGGGCAGATGCGCTCTGGGTGGAAACAGTAGCTGGTCGTAAGCTCTGAATACCTTAAAACAGATACCGACTCACAATTTGATTTGAACGCATCAGGGCATGAGTAAGTAAAGTGCCATGTGCTGGGTTACAACCATGTTGATAGGAATTCTGGGTAGAGAATTTTGGCCTGGGGTCTTGGGTTCCGTCAGCGCTAGCAGAGGGGAGGTGGCAGGTGAGGCCTCTTGCCCATGGTCTGAAACAGGCTGGCAGCCTGGCTGCTTTTCACTCATTCCTTGAGCACATGTGGATGAGAACTTTGTGTGCCAGCTGGGAGAGCTGGGGTCAGAGCAGGCTCCATCTCTGCACTGGGTTGCACGGACCTGGTGTAGACCCAGGTGAGAGGCCAGTGTGGTACCACATGCCCAGTGCCCCCAGGGGGGGACCCTGGGGCCAGGGTGGCTGCAGCTCGTAGGGGCCGCCCAGAGGCAGCCATGAGAGCAGGCTTTTGGGGGAAGTAACTCTGGGGCTGAGACCCCACAGGTGGAAAGTGAGCCGAGCTAGGGAGGGCACGTGTGAAGGCCTGGGCACAGGGACGGCGCACCGGGGTGGCTGGGAGCAGAATGTGGGGCAGGGCGGTGCAGGTGGAGGCTGAGAGGGCCTGTGAGCTGCCTTGAGCCCAACCTGGTTCTGGAGGCGGTGGGGAGCGCTGGTGGGCTCAGCAGGGCTCTGGTGCCAGGAGACATGGCTGCCCTGCAGAGGTGGCTGGGGCCAGGAGGTCGTGGGGTCCACCCTGGGGCTGGGTAATGGCGAGAGCAGAGGGGCGGCTTCGGAGCCCTTGAACTGGTTGTAAGTCAGGATGAGAAGAGGAAGGACCCAGAGGGACCCTGGGTTTCTGATCTGCAGACAGGAGGGAGGGTGTAGGGGCTCCCTGTGTGGGAGGGAGGCCCCCGGAGGAGCCACGCCCGTGTCCTGGTGAGGTCTGGGGGTGTACTCACTCGCCCGCTGGGAGCTCTGCTGGCCCCGAACCCAGAAAGGGGCTCCTCACACAGCCCCTTGGCCTCTGCTTCCACGCCTGTTGATAGAGTGTGTGGTGCTTTGGGAAGGTTTTCATTTAGGGCGTTCGGGTATTGTTGGATGCAGGTTTGCGTGGCCGGCATGTGTGACTTGTACAGCGTGTGCTCACGGCGGTGCTGTGTGGGGGTGGCGAGCCCCTGAGGCACGAGGGCCGGTGCAGGCCATGCTCCTGTGCCACCACTCATTGTGGCTGTGGGAAGCCCTGCACAGCATCCTGTCTGACGAGAGGTTCTGGCTGCAGGAGAGGCTGTGGTGGGGGGCTCGGCCTCCAGCACCGGCTCTGCCACCTGCTCACTTCCTGACGTGGGCAGATGAGTGTCACTGTGGCCCTGAGCCTCTGTGTCTGCCCCAGGGGCTGTGTGCCTCACCTGACCCCTCAGCTGCAGAAATCTGTGGGGTCTGGGATGCTCCTGCGTGTGCATGTCTGGGAGAGCtgtggtgggcaggggtgggcctAGGGCAGCCCAGAAGGGGCCCGAGGAGGGGAGTGAGGACGCCCAGTGAATGAGGTGTGGGATGGGCACTGGGCGGGAGGTGAGCAGCACGGGGCTTGTGAGCTCATTGGTGGTCTGTGTGGAATCTTACAAGGTCTGAACTCTGGTCCCGCCAGGCAGTCCCGTGAGAAACACCCTTCTTTGGGGCAGCTGGGGACGGTCGGGCTTCGGCAGATGAGCCCGAGTCCCGTCTGCCCATCCCCTTCGTAGGGGTCCATGAAATGTGTGTCCAGCCCTGGTTGTGTGCCTGCGTGTTgcacttcctttcctctttcctctctctttttagaAACAGTGCGTTAAGCTAGAATTCACTGAAATCAGGGGCAGGATATGCTCCTCTCTGATGGGTGCTCATCAGCTGGTGTGCTTTGGGGCACCCACAACAGGCTGGCATTGGGTCACAGTTTTTGCCCAGAGGACATCGCAGTC from the Manis javanica isolate MJ-LG chromosome 11, MJ_LKY, whole genome shotgun sequence genome contains:
- the IGHMBP2 gene encoding DNA-binding protein SMUBP-2 isoform X1, whose translation is MASAAVESFVAKQLDLLELERDAEVEERRSWQENVSLKELQSRGVCLLKLQVSSQRTGLYGRLLVTFEPRRCVSAGTLPSNSLSSGDIVGLYDAGAQLATGILTRITQKSVTVAFDESHDFQLSLDRDTSYRLLKLANDITYKRLKKALTALRRHHCGPAATLIEVLFGGAAPSPACEIHSPVFYNTSLDDSQKAAVSFALAQKELAIIHGPPGTGKTTTVVEIILQAVKQGLKVLCCAPSNIAVDNLVERLAQGTLRILRLGHPARLLESIQQHSLDAVLARSDSAQIVTDIRRDIDQVFMKTRKIQDKREKSNFRNEIKLLRKELKEREEAALLESLRAADVVLATNAGASSDGPLKLLPDSHFDVVVIDECAQALEASCWIPLLRARKCILAGDHKQLPPTTVSHKAALAGLSLSLMERLAEECGEGVVQTLTVQYRMHRAIMQWASEALYHGRLTAHPSVAGHLLRDLPGVAATGETGLPLLLVDTAGCGLFELEEEDDQSKGNPGEVRLVSLHVRALVDAGVRAGDIAVITPYNLQVDLLRQSLAHTYPELEIKSVDGFQGREKEAVILSFVRSNRKGEVGFLAEDRRINVAITRARRHVAVICDTRTANSHAFLRTLVGYFSEHGEVRTAFEYLDDIVPDNYSHESSQGHSQAGTKHPGSAASARRPPGSRPPEGAQKARAAAQLERKTPGRKPLGSEAGSQPTLSGSSPGGAESRECADRFRAEIVEFVASEKMQLEFPPSLNSCDRLWVHRIAEELGLRHDSAGEGRGRFITLSKRAPGPTQAERPPGEQGGRAPPDLKAPHPERPQEETGRQGRQAKERPQASGHGPRKLPGKKKKKEAKGHVATGLPLEGDFDALVSAAIEADHTCGFTKCTASVTTLGQFCPHCSRRYCLSHHLPEVHGCGERARAHARQRISREGVLYAGSGTKDRSLDPARRAQLQRRLDRKLDELTSQRRGRRGEES
- the IGHMBP2 gene encoding DNA-binding protein SMUBP-2 isoform X3: MLQVLKPKPNWPGKACSRGGWRPACGLTGGDIVGLYDAGAQLATGILTRITQKSVTVAFDESHDFQLSLDRDTSYRLLKLANDITYKRLKKALTALRRHHCGPAATLIEVLFGGAAPSPACEIHSPVFYNTSLDDSQKAAVSFALAQKELAIIHGPPGTGKTTTVVEIILQAVKQGLKVLCCAPSNIAVDNLVERLAQGTLRILRLGHPARLLESIQQHSLDAVLARSDSAQIVTDIRRDIDQVFMKTRKIQDKREKSNFRNEIKLLRKELKEREEAALLESLRAADVVLATNAGASSDGPLKLLPDSHFDVVVIDECAQALEASCWIPLLRARKCILAGDHKQLPPTTVSHKAALAGLSLSLMERLAEECGEGVVQTLTVQYRMHRAIMQWASEALYHGRLTAHPSVAGHLLRDLPGVAATGETGLPLLLVDTAGCGLFELEEEDDQSKGNPGEVRLVSLHVRALVDAGVRAGDIAVITPYNLQVDLLRQSLAHTYPELEIKSVDGFQGREKEAVILSFVRSNRKGEVGFLAEDRRINVAITRARRHVAVICDTRTANSHAFLRTLVGYFSEHGEVRTAFEYLDDIVPDNYSHESSQGHSQAGTKHPGSAASARRPPGSRPPEGAQKARAAAQLERKTPGRKPLGSEAGSQPTLSGSSPGGAESRECADRFRAEIVEFVASEKMQLEFPPSLNSCDRLWVHRIAEELGLRHDSAGEGRGRFITLSKRAPGPTQAERPPGEQGGRAPPDLKAPHPERPQEETGRQGRQAKERPQASGHGPRKLPGKKKKKEAKGHVATGLPLEGDFDALVSAAIEADHTCGFTKCTASVTTLGQFCPHCSRRYCLSHHLPEVHGCGERARAHARQRISREGVLYAGSGTKDRSLDPARRAQLQRRLDRKLDELTSQRRGRRGEES
- the IGHMBP2 gene encoding DNA-binding protein SMUBP-2 isoform X2 yields the protein MASAAVESFVAKQLDLLELERDAEVEERRSWQENVSLKELQSRGVCLLKLQVSSQRTGLYGRLLVTFEPRRCVSAGTLPSNSLSSGDIVGLYDAGAQLATGILTRITQKSVTVAFDESHDFQLSLDRDTSYRLLKLANDITYKRLKKALTALRRHHCGPAATLIEVLFGGAAPSPACEIHSPVFYNTSLDDSQKAAVSFALAQKELAIIHGPPGTGKTTTVVEIILQAVKQGLKVLCCAPSNIAVDNLVERLAQGTLRILRLGHPARLLESIQQHSLDAVLARSDSAQIVTDIRRDIDQVFMKTRKIQDKREKSNFRNEIKLLRKELKEREEAALLESLRAADVVLATNAGASSDGPLKLLPDSHFDVVVIDECAQALEASCWIPLLRARKCILAGDHKQLPPTTVSHKAALAGLSLSLMERLAEECGEGVVQTLTVQYRMHRAIMQWASEALYHGRLTAHPSVAGHLLRDLPGVAATGETGLPLLLVDTAGCGLFELEEEDDQSKGNPGEVRLVSLHVRALVDAGVRAGDIAVITPYNLQVDLLRQSLAHTYPELEIKSVDGFQGREKEAVILSFVRSNRKGEVGFLAEDRRINVAITRARRHVAVICDTRTANSHAFLRTLVGYFSEHGEVRTAFEYLDDIVPDNYSHESSQGHSQAGTKHPGSAASARRPPGSRPPEGAQKARAAAQLERKTPGRKPLGSEAGSQPTLSGSSPGGAESRECADRFRAEIVEFVASEKMQLEFPPSLNSCDRLWVHRIAEELGLRHDSAGEGRGRFITLSKRAPGPTQAERPPGEQGGRAPPDLKAPHPERPQEETGRQGRQAKERPQASGHGPRKLPGKKKKKEAKGLPLEGDFDALVSAAIEADHTCGFTKCTASVTTLGQFCPHCSRRYCLSHHLPEVHGCGERARAHARQRISREGVLYAGSGTKDRSLDPARRAQLQRRLDRKLDELTSQRRGRRGEES